TTGACGAGGTTATTGTGTTACTCTGGCTTTCAAACTATTATTTTTTCTAGGTTCTCTTCGCTCAGTTGAGTCTCGCTTTCGCTCGTCTCTCCCGACCGCTTTATTACTATAGCTACTCTCTCCCCAATGTGTCAACTTTTTGGGAAAATTTATTTTGAAAATTCTTGAAAAGCTCTTGAAGGGGAGCATTTGCGCCACAATGGGTAATGCGTTGAGCGCCTGAGGAAAGGGAACTGTGAATTTTCAGTCGGTGATTGCTACGTTGCATGAGTTTTGGGGTGATCGCGGTTGCCTAATCGCCCAGCCCTACGATATTGAAAAAGGGGCAGGCACCAAAAATCCCAATACCTTTTTAAGATGTCTTGGGCCGGAACCGTGGGCTGTTGCTTATGTCGAACCCTGCCGCCGCCCTACAGATGGACGTTATGGTGAAAATCCTAATCGCTACCAACACTATTACCAGTATCAAGTTCTGATTAAACCTTCGCCAGATAATATCCAAGAGATTTATTTGGACTCGTTGAGGGCTTTAGGTATTCGCCCTGAAGATCACGACATCCGGTTTGTAGAAGACAACTGGGAGGATGCCACCGTAGGCGCTTGGGGAGTAGGTTGGGAAGTATGGCTAGATGGGATGGAAATCACCCAATTTACTTACTTTCAACAATGCGGAGGCCTTGACTGTAGACCTGTCTCAATTGAGATTACCTATGGTCTGGAGCGATTAACTATGTATCTCCAGCAGGTGGATGCGTTTACCAAGATTCGCTGGACTGATAACGTTACCTATGGTGATGTTCACCTTCAGGGAGAGGTTGAGCAGTGTATCTATAATTTCGAGGCATCTAACCCAGATTTGTTGTTTACTTTGTTTGGTCTATACGAGCAGGAGGCAGAGCAACTGACTGGACGCGGACTTGTGTTACCCAGTCTGGATTATGTTTTAAAGTGTTCTCACACATTTAATTTGCTGGATGCCAGAGGGGTGATTTCGGTAACGGAGCGGACGCGCTACATTGGCAGAATTCGCAAGTTGGCAAGGCGAGTCGCGGAGTTATATTTGCAGCAACGAGAGGCGCTGGGATTTCCCCTGTGCAAGCAAAAGGAAGTTGCACAGCAAGTATCTTAAGCAAGTGTGTAGGAGTTTAGGGATAGTGATCTGAGTTACCTAAGTGAGTAAAGGAACTGGGTTAGATTCTTTTGAAGATTGATAAACCAGTTAGGCAAACCTATGTTGATAGAGGAGGCTGTGTGGGGGGTGGCTAGTTTGAGTGAAGTTTTAGAACCCATTGCTAAGCAGTTTGAAAAGTTAGGAATTCCAGATTCGATTGTGCATTGGGGACACCCGGTGATGATGGCAATTGTGGTGTTGGTAATGGGTAGTTTTATAGGGTTTGCCGGATGGCGTGGACGGGTAGCGGCGGATACGGCGATCGCTAGTAAAAGTTTGGCTGACCACCGGAAGCTGGCACCGTGGATGTTTCTGTTTATAGCACTAGGTTATACTGGCGGAGTTTTGTCGCTAGTAATGCAAAATCAACGGATTCTCGAAAGTCCGCATTTTTGGACTGGTTCTATTGTGCTGGGATTGCTGGCAATTAATGGCACGATTTCGATGATAGGCTTTGGGGGTAATAAGGTAGTGCTGCGGACATTTCATGCTTATTTAGGCACTACGGCACTTTGTCTGCTATTTGTACACGCTGTGCTGGGCTTGAAGCTAGGTTTGGCTATCTGATGAACTCGGCTGCTGGTGTAATTTTAAGCTTGTCCTATATTTTGGGCTTACTGTCTACGGCAGTTTGGTGGGGCAAGTATGCAGTTTTGGCTCTGGGTATTGGGGCTGCTTTTGTTGTACCTAAATTCTGGCGAACTGGACCTAAAGCAAAAGTGTGGCTGACGGTCGGAATTGTGGGGTTGCTGGCAGCACTGTATTTTCAAGCACGGGTGCCACAACCTTTAGCAAATGACATCAGCAAGTTTGTTCATGCCCAAAATGGTAAAGGGCAGGAGCAAGTTGTCACGGTTCAGGGAAAGATTGCTAGTACGCCTCGGCTAACGCAAAGTCAGCGATCGCAATTTTGGTTGGAAGCTTCTAAATTAAATGAGGTAAAGAACGGCGAGAACAAACCAGCTGATGTCAGTCAGGGAGTGACGGGCAAGTTATATGTAAC
The window above is part of the Funiculus sociatus GB2-C1 genome. Proteins encoded here:
- a CDS encoding DUF4079 domain-containing protein, translated to MLIEEAVWGVASLSEVLEPIAKQFEKLGIPDSIVHWGHPVMMAIVVLVMGSFIGFAGWRGRVAADTAIASKSLADHRKLAPWMFLFIALGYTGGVLSLVMQNQRILESPHFWTGSIVLGLLAINGTISMIGFGGNKVVLRTFHAYLGTTALCLLFVHAVLGLKLGLAI
- the glyQ gene encoding glycine--tRNA ligase subunit alpha, whose product is MNFQSVIATLHEFWGDRGCLIAQPYDIEKGAGTKNPNTFLRCLGPEPWAVAYVEPCRRPTDGRYGENPNRYQHYYQYQVLIKPSPDNIQEIYLDSLRALGIRPEDHDIRFVEDNWEDATVGAWGVGWEVWLDGMEITQFTYFQQCGGLDCRPVSIEITYGLERLTMYLQQVDAFTKIRWTDNVTYGDVHLQGEVEQCIYNFEASNPDLLFTLFGLYEQEAEQLTGRGLVLPSLDYVLKCSHTFNLLDARGVISVTERTRYIGRIRKLARRVAELYLQQREALGFPLCKQKEVAQQVS